In Pueribacillus theae, the following proteins share a genomic window:
- a CDS encoding enoyl-CoA hydratase/isomerase family protein: MAYETILYDVEENIATITLNQPDLRNPLSGDSTAELVEAMKRADEDKEIKAIILTGAGKAFSAGGNLNGFKKSFETPVPQLHKEGRKSTELFKLGATIKKPLIAAVNGPALGGGTGLVAMCHIAIASSKAKLGLTELKLGMVPYVILPWVRRAVGERKVMEMMLTAEILSADQAKEINLVHRVVEPENLMEEARKVAKTIASHSPLAVELALDAFYNTQQMDFMKSFDYLSTLRIVSFRSEDLKEGASAFLEKRAPNWKGE, translated from the coding sequence TTGGCATACGAGACAATTTTATATGACGTGGAAGAAAATATTGCAACAATCACATTAAATCAACCTGACTTAAGAAATCCGCTTTCCGGTGATTCAACAGCAGAACTGGTTGAAGCAATGAAACGAGCGGACGAAGACAAAGAAATAAAGGCAATCATTCTGACCGGCGCAGGGAAGGCATTTTCTGCAGGCGGAAATTTAAATGGATTTAAGAAAAGCTTTGAAACTCCTGTTCCACAGCTTCATAAGGAAGGAAGAAAAAGCACTGAGCTATTCAAGCTTGGTGCAACCATAAAAAAACCATTGATTGCTGCTGTCAATGGTCCCGCTTTAGGCGGCGGAACAGGCTTGGTGGCGATGTGCCATATTGCGATCGCCTCCAGCAAGGCAAAACTTGGTTTAACAGAATTAAAATTAGGCATGGTGCCGTATGTGATTTTGCCGTGGGTTCGTAGGGCAGTTGGTGAACGAAAAGTAATGGAAATGATGTTGACTGCTGAAATACTTTCCGCCGATCAGGCAAAAGAAATCAATCTTGTTCATAGAGTAGTAGAGCCGGAAAACTTAATGGAGGAAGCACGTAAGGTTGCGAAAACGATTGCATCACATAGTCCGCTTGCCGTCGAATTGGCTTTGGATGCATTTTATAACACACAGCAAATGGATTTCATGAAATCTTTTGATTACCTTTCGACGTTAAGAATCGTTTCGTTCCGAAGCGAAGACTTAAAAGAGGGTGCATCCGCTTTTCTAGAAAAACGTGCACCAAATTGGAAGGGAGAATGA
- a CDS encoding acetyl-CoA carboxylase biotin carboxyl carrier protein subunit, whose amino-acid sequence MQIICPMGGNMWKMLVKEGDEVTEGEEVAILESMKMEISIESEGDGVVKAVSVAEGDFVQEGDVILTLE is encoded by the coding sequence ATGCAGATCATATGTCCGATGGGCGGAAATATGTGGAAAATGCTTGTAAAAGAAGGAGACGAAGTGACAGAAGGGGAAGAAGTCGCAATCCTGGAATCAATGAAAATGGAGATCTCGATTGAGTCGGAAGGAGACGGTGTAGTGAAAGCCGTTTCCGTTGCTGAAGGTGACTTTGTACAAGAAGGGGATGTTATTTTAACACTTGAATAA
- a CDS encoding acyclic terpene utilization AtuA family protein: protein MMKTVRIGAAQGFYGDTIEPAVDIAKNGNVDYISFDCLAELTMSILVKDKLKDPTKGYTKDITTSMKALLPYVKEKGIKLLTNAGGINPEGAYEEVVRVAKELGITGLKIAVVTGDNILERISELRDKGVSFKDMETGDSFETVQDKLLFANAYLGVKPIVEALHQGADIVVTGRTTDTAQFLAPLVYEFGWKEDDWDRLAQGILMGHLMECSAQSTGGNFSGNWWDVEDMDRIGYPIAEVKENGDFILTKTETSGGMVNFDTIKEQMLYEIHDPAAYITPDVVANFTTAKLEEIGKNRIFITGTTGSPRPDTLKVVMGYPNGYRGQVIIGYSWPDAVKKVKKAESIIRKQIEQRGIKIEEIMVDYIGHNALHGPTAAPPTEEDGLNEVFMRMAVRTKSYQDAEKFRRLVVPLGLNGPPYGGGLNGVRPRTLLGMWASLVPREFIEDEVKVQVKEVEKIAESSTK from the coding sequence ATGATGAAAACTGTTCGAATTGGGGCTGCCCAAGGCTTCTATGGAGATACGATAGAACCGGCAGTTGACATTGCTAAAAATGGGAACGTTGATTACATAAGCTTTGATTGTCTTGCGGAACTGACGATGTCGATTCTAGTAAAAGACAAATTGAAAGATCCGACAAAGGGTTATACGAAAGATATTACCACATCAATGAAAGCGTTATTGCCTTATGTTAAAGAAAAAGGAATCAAATTGCTTACGAACGCAGGGGGGATTAATCCTGAAGGGGCCTATGAAGAGGTCGTGCGTGTGGCAAAAGAACTTGGGATAACCGGTTTAAAGATAGCGGTTGTCACGGGGGATAATATTCTTGAGCGAATTTCTGAATTGCGGGATAAAGGCGTATCGTTTAAGGATATGGAAACAGGAGATTCGTTCGAAACGGTACAAGACAAACTTTTGTTTGCGAATGCCTACTTGGGTGTGAAGCCAATTGTTGAAGCCCTTCATCAAGGAGCCGATATCGTTGTGACAGGAAGAACGACAGATACTGCTCAATTTTTAGCACCGTTAGTTTATGAATTTGGATGGAAAGAAGATGACTGGGACAGGTTAGCCCAAGGAATTTTAATGGGCCATCTTATGGAATGCTCGGCACAGTCAACTGGAGGAAACTTCAGCGGAAATTGGTGGGATGTTGAAGATATGGATCGAATCGGCTATCCAATCGCTGAAGTAAAGGAGAACGGTGACTTTATCTTAACGAAAACCGAGACAAGCGGCGGAATGGTAAACTTCGACACAATTAAAGAACAGATGCTTTACGAAATTCATGATCCGGCAGCTTATATCACACCAGATGTTGTAGCCAATTTCACGACCGCGAAACTTGAAGAAATCGGAAAGAACCGTATTTTCATCACAGGGACAACAGGCAGCCCAAGACCAGATACGTTAAAAGTTGTTATGGGCTACCCGAATGGCTATAGGGGGCAAGTGATTATCGGCTATTCCTGGCCTGACGCCGTAAAAAAAGTTAAAAAAGCTGAAAGTATTATCCGTAAGCAAATTGAACAAAGAGGCATAAAAATCGAAGAAATCATGGTCGACTACATTGGCCATAACGCTTTGCACGGCCCGACTGCAGCCCCTCCTACAGAAGAGGATGGCCTAAATGAAGTATTCATGCGAATGGCAGTTCGAACAAAATCATATCAGGACGCCGAAAAATTCCGCAGGCTTGTTGTGCCTTTAGGCTTGAACGGCCCTCCATATGGCGGCGGCTTAAATGGCGTTAGGCCACGAACATTGCTTGGTATGTGGGCAAGTCTCGTTCCGAGGGAATTTATTGAAGATGAAGTAAAGGTCCAAGTAAAGGAGGTTGAGAAAATTGCGGAAAGTTCAACTAAGTGA
- a CDS encoding AtuA-related protein, producing the protein MRKVQLSELSQARSGDKGNSVNVALFAPNEEIYNVFKREVTAEKVKEHFAEFVEGDVIRYEAPNLLALNFLCKEALNGGGSSSLRVDGLGKTFSSNLQRMYIEVEEELLEDLAKN; encoded by the coding sequence TTGCGGAAAGTTCAACTAAGTGAATTGTCTCAAGCCCGCAGCGGAGACAAAGGGAATTCTGTAAACGTTGCTTTGTTTGCTCCAAATGAAGAGATTTACAACGTTTTTAAACGTGAAGTGACTGCAGAAAAGGTGAAAGAACATTTTGCAGAGTTTGTGGAAGGTGACGTGATACGCTATGAGGCTCCTAATCTTCTTGCGTTGAACTTCCTTTGTAAAGAAGCGTTAAATGGTGGAGGCTCTTCCTCATTAAGGGTAGATGGCCTCGGAAAAACCTTTAGTTCAAATTTACAAAGAATGTACATCGAAGTTGAAGAGGAATTACTAGAAGATTTAGCTAAAAACTAA
- a CDS encoding acyl-CoA dehydrogenase family protein: MPYAPYFTEEHDRFREEIRNFFETEVRPFADEWEEQGYFPRSILKRMGELGYLGLSYPKEIGGRGGDYFMSVVMAEEKARCGTGGFGMGIAVQTDMATPPILEFGTEDQIERFLIPAIRGDKLACLGITEPNHGSDVQSIETRAVRDGDEWVINGSKLYITNGPRADFITLVTRTSDAPGYKGISLFLVEMDRPGITVAKKLDKVGMRSSDTAELVFEDVRVPKENLLGEEGKGFYHIMWELQGERIISAAGGVGGAQYTFERAYQYFKDTYSPETPQYYVTLQKLAEIATEIEAVRQLVYATAYRFWRREAPALEISMAKLAASQLGHKVADFAIQIFGENGIDMDYGVERAWRDSRLSRIGAGTDEIMKGIISKGIGVI, encoded by the coding sequence ATGCCATATGCTCCATATTTCACGGAAGAACACGATCGATTCAGAGAAGAAATTCGGAATTTTTTTGAAACGGAAGTAAGGCCTTTCGCTGACGAATGGGAAGAACAAGGCTATTTTCCGCGTTCCATTTTAAAAAGAATGGGAGAGTTGGGCTATCTTGGGCTCAGCTATCCTAAAGAGATCGGCGGGCGCGGCGGAGATTATTTTATGAGTGTCGTGATGGCGGAGGAAAAGGCGCGCTGCGGAACGGGAGGATTTGGCATGGGAATCGCGGTTCAAACTGATATGGCAACTCCGCCGATTCTTGAATTCGGTACTGAAGATCAAATTGAACGATTTTTAATACCTGCGATTCGCGGCGATAAGCTTGCCTGCTTAGGGATTACTGAACCGAACCATGGTTCTGACGTACAAAGCATAGAGACGCGAGCTGTAAGAGACGGCGATGAGTGGGTTATCAATGGAAGTAAATTATATATTACGAATGGGCCGCGGGCGGATTTTATCACATTGGTAACAAGGACATCTGATGCTCCAGGGTATAAAGGGATTAGTTTATTTTTAGTTGAGATGGACCGCCCCGGCATTACAGTAGCCAAAAAGCTCGACAAAGTCGGAATGCGGTCATCCGATACAGCGGAATTAGTTTTCGAAGATGTTAGGGTGCCTAAAGAAAATCTCCTCGGTGAAGAGGGCAAAGGCTTTTACCACATTATGTGGGAATTGCAAGGCGAACGAATCATTAGTGCAGCCGGGGGCGTTGGAGGCGCACAATATACGTTTGAAAGAGCCTATCAGTATTTTAAAGATACATATTCTCCGGAAACACCTCAGTACTATGTCACATTGCAAAAGCTTGCGGAAATCGCAACAGAAATTGAAGCAGTAAGGCAATTAGTCTATGCTACCGCTTATCGATTTTGGAGAAGGGAAGCCCCTGCGCTTGAAATTTCAATGGCTAAATTAGCCGCATCCCAGCTAGGCCATAAAGTTGCCGACTTTGCTATTCAAATATTTGGCGAGAATGGCATCGATATGGATTATGGGGTTGAGCGTGCATGGCGTGACTCACGGCTATCAAGAATCGGCGCCGGAACAGATGAAATTATGAAAGGAATTATTTCAAAAGGAATAGGAGTTATATAG
- a CDS encoding acyl-CoA dehydrogenase family protein: MSHWIFTEEHKMFRKSVQKYLEKELSPYVEEWEKAGRIPGSFYEQLSKMGYIGISSPEEYGGNHADLVTEAVFLEELGKYGTGGIAASISYHLMSLALLSSFGSEEQKRNDLSKAISGEKIATLALHELAVGSKELKDTELRAVQDGDDYLLNGKKKFVINGGSSDFICVTAITDPSKGLDGTSLFIIDRESSHVTIDRKIKKLGWRASETVDLSFNNVKVSKDAVVGEVNEANSYLEKSTQWFQVIQALLSIGVAEKSLEDTIRYSKERKQFGKTINHFQVLQHKMADMAVELEKSRNLTYRALYLLNEGEDAAVESAMAKAFAGEMVKQVADSAVQIHGGMGYMMETPVQRYWRDARGMSIIGGTTEQLHGMISKFLETGPARKDAEYSKSL, translated from the coding sequence ATGTCTCATTGGATTTTTACAGAAGAGCATAAAATGTTTCGAAAAAGCGTTCAAAAATACTTAGAAAAAGAATTGTCTCCTTATGTTGAGGAATGGGAAAAAGCTGGAAGGATTCCTGGCTCCTTTTATGAGCAGTTATCGAAAATGGGTTATATCGGAATAAGTTCGCCAGAGGAATACGGAGGCAATCATGCCGATTTAGTAACAGAAGCTGTTTTTTTAGAAGAGTTGGGAAAATATGGCACCGGTGGCATAGCCGCATCTATTAGCTATCATCTCATGTCGTTGGCTCTCCTTTCTTCCTTTGGAAGTGAAGAACAAAAAAGGAACGATTTGAGTAAAGCCATAAGCGGGGAAAAGATTGCTACACTTGCCTTGCATGAACTAGCGGTTGGTTCGAAGGAATTGAAAGATACCGAACTAAGAGCTGTTCAGGACGGAGACGATTATCTTTTAAACGGAAAGAAAAAATTTGTAATAAATGGCGGAAGTTCGGATTTTATTTGTGTGACGGCGATCACCGATCCTTCAAAAGGTTTAGATGGAACTAGCTTATTCATCATTGACAGAGAGTCTAGTCATGTAACAATAGACCGAAAAATTAAAAAATTGGGCTGGCGTGCTTCCGAAACCGTAGACTTATCCTTTAACAATGTGAAAGTATCGAAAGATGCAGTCGTTGGTGAAGTGAATGAGGCAAACAGCTATTTGGAAAAAAGCACGCAATGGTTCCAAGTCATTCAAGCGCTGCTTAGCATAGGGGTGGCGGAAAAATCGTTAGAAGATACAATTCGCTACAGCAAAGAACGAAAGCAATTTGGCAAAACAATCAACCACTTCCAGGTTTTGCAGCACAAAATGGCTGATATGGCTGTAGAGCTTGAAAAATCAAGAAATTTAACATATCGGGCATTATATTTGCTTAATGAAGGCGAAGATGCTGCCGTTGAATCTGCGATGGCGAAAGCATTTGCTGGTGAAATGGTTAAGCAAGTGGCCGATTCAGCCGTACAAATTCACGGTGGCATGGGTTATATGATGGAAACGCCAGTCCAAAGGTATTGGCGTGACGCCCGGGGAATGTCGATTATTGGAGGAACGACAGAACAATTGCATGGCATGATCTCAAAATTTCTTGAGACTGGCCCAGCAAGAAAAGATGCTGAATACTCGAAATCATTATAA
- a CDS encoding acyl-CoA carboxylase subunit beta, translating into MEELNIMKNIKEQVQMTLQEIIEEMERRKQKIREEMGGEKAVKRQHEKGKLTARERVELLFDEGTFEEMGTLAYQLGSDPKKTPADGMIAGYGKINGRGACVAAYDFTVIAGSMGPSGEKKVTRMREWALKHRIPIIWLIDSAGARIQNSAGSSFAATGGLFFEQVIMSGVVPQVCAVMGPGFAGTAYVPALADFTPMVKGTSFLGLGGPPLVKAAIGEDISEQELGGSKIHCEISGVGDLEVQDDAACIEKVREYLSYLPQNNQDLPPVIKTSDPIDRSCDKLNELIPTAMNTPFDIIKLIEEIVDDGKFFEIKPRWARNMVTGFARIGGHSIGIVANQPKWLGGTIDVNASDKAARFINICNAFNVPILYLVDTPAFMIGSAVEKAGIIRHGAKFLHATASATVPKFTIVVRKAFGAGYYVMNGRAYEPDLFLAYPHAQISLMGAEGAVNIVYRKEIANAEEPEARRQELIQEYKDRISVDLVAGAADVDDVINPADTRRILASALERTRGKQVERPWRKIGVVPV; encoded by the coding sequence ATGGAGGAGTTGAACATTATGAAAAATATTAAAGAACAAGTTCAAATGACATTGCAAGAGATAATTGAAGAAATGGAAAGACGGAAACAGAAGATTCGGGAAGAAATGGGGGGTGAAAAAGCGGTAAAACGCCAACATGAAAAAGGAAAATTGACAGCAAGAGAACGGGTAGAATTATTATTCGATGAAGGTACGTTTGAAGAAATGGGCACGTTGGCCTATCAGCTTGGCTCAGATCCGAAAAAAACGCCGGCTGACGGCATGATTGCAGGCTACGGAAAAATAAATGGCCGGGGTGCATGTGTCGCAGCATATGATTTTACAGTTATCGCAGGTTCAATGGGTCCAAGCGGCGAGAAAAAAGTAACCCGTATGCGGGAATGGGCGCTGAAACACCGCATCCCAATTATATGGCTGATCGATTCGGCTGGTGCACGAATACAAAATTCAGCTGGATCAAGTTTCGCGGCAACTGGTGGATTATTTTTCGAACAAGTGATTATGTCTGGCGTCGTCCCGCAAGTATGTGCGGTAATGGGCCCGGGCTTTGCAGGGACTGCCTACGTACCCGCTTTGGCAGATTTCACTCCGATGGTAAAAGGCACGAGCTTTTTGGGTCTCGGCGGACCTCCTCTCGTAAAGGCGGCAATTGGTGAAGACATTTCTGAACAAGAACTTGGAGGGAGTAAAATTCACTGTGAAATTTCTGGAGTCGGAGACCTTGAAGTGCAAGACGATGCGGCATGTATCGAGAAGGTACGTGAGTATTTGAGTTATTTACCGCAAAACAATCAAGACCTTCCCCCTGTTATCAAGACCTCTGATCCTATTGACCGTTCATGTGACAAACTTAATGAGTTAATTCCGACAGCGATGAATACACCTTTTGACATCATTAAATTAATTGAAGAAATTGTCGATGACGGAAAGTTTTTTGAAATCAAACCGAGGTGGGCGCGTAATATGGTGACAGGTTTTGCACGTATTGGCGGCCATTCGATTGGGATTGTTGCAAACCAACCGAAATGGCTGGGCGGAACGATTGACGTTAACGCTTCTGATAAGGCTGCACGCTTTATTAATATTTGCAACGCCTTTAACGTACCCATTTTATATTTAGTTGATACACCTGCATTTATGATTGGCTCTGCCGTTGAAAAGGCTGGAATCATTAGGCATGGCGCTAAATTTTTACATGCAACAGCATCTGCAACCGTTCCAAAGTTTACGATTGTCGTCCGAAAAGCTTTCGGAGCAGGGTATTATGTGATGAATGGAAGAGCCTATGAACCTGATTTATTCTTGGCGTACCCTCATGCTCAAATCAGCTTAATGGGTGCTGAAGGAGCGGTAAACATTGTTTATCGTAAGGAAATTGCCAACGCGGAAGAACCAGAGGCAAGAAGGCAAGAGTTGATTCAAGAATACAAAGACCGCATTTCTGTTGATCTTGTCGCAGGCGCCGCAGATGTAGATGATGTGATTAACCCTGCCGATACACGCCGAATTTTGGCCTCAGCTTTAGAAAGGACACGAGGAAAGCAAGTGGAACGTCCATGGAGAAAAATTGGTGTTGTTCCTGTTTGA
- a CDS encoding class I adenylate-forming enzyme family protein gives MIKTGGENVASIEVERTLLGHDSVQDAAVVGLPHPYWGEAVTAFVIVKPNESVNEEEIISYCKESLAGFKVPKKIVFMEDFPRTGTGKIQKHLLRKEHTELYTKQESI, from the coding sequence ATGATTAAAACAGGCGGGGAAAATGTTGCTTCCATTGAAGTAGAGCGGACACTCTTAGGACACGATTCCGTTCAAGATGCGGCTGTTGTTGGCCTGCCGCACCCTTATTGGGGGGAAGCGGTTACAGCCTTCGTTATCGTAAAGCCGAACGAATCGGTTAATGAGGAAGAGATCATTTCCTACTGCAAAGAGTCGTTAGCTGGATTTAAAGTACCGAAGAAAATTGTGTTTATGGAAGACTTCCCAAGAACAGGGACTGGTAAAATTCAAAAACACCTTTTGCGAAAAGAACATACTGAATTGTACACGAAGCAAGAGTCTATTTAA
- a CDS encoding acyl-CoA dehydrogenase family protein, with product MTYEPYFNEEHEQLRKTVQRFVKNEITPFVEEWEEAGEFPRELFKRMGDLGFLGLRYPEEVGGQGGDYFMNLVFAEEMNKCGCGGVPMAVAVQTDMATPPIYKFGTKEQHERFLKPALRGEKIAAIGITEPNHGSDVQSIETRAVKDGDHWVINGTKTFITNGPRCDFVTLVVRTSNAPGYKGISLFLVESDREGFSVGRKLDKVGMRSSDTAELIFDNVRVPEENLLGEEGKGFYQIMWQLQGERLIGAAGAIGAAQHTYEETLNYAKTRKQFNQPIANFQVISHLFAEMATEIEVCRELVYATAHRFATGEVPSKEISMAKLAAAQMGHWVADRCLQIHGGNGYMMEYPVQRAWRDSRLARIGGGTDEIMKEIIAKELGI from the coding sequence ATGACGTATGAACCTTATTTTAATGAAGAACATGAACAATTGCGTAAAACGGTTCAACGATTCGTTAAAAATGAAATTACTCCTTTCGTGGAAGAGTGGGAGGAAGCAGGGGAATTTCCGCGGGAATTGTTTAAAAGAATGGGGGACCTTGGTTTTCTGGGTCTCCGATATCCTGAAGAAGTTGGAGGCCAGGGCGGAGACTATTTTATGAACCTCGTGTTTGCGGAGGAAATGAATAAATGCGGCTGCGGCGGCGTGCCAATGGCAGTTGCGGTCCAAACCGATATGGCGACCCCTCCAATTTATAAGTTCGGAACGAAAGAGCAGCATGAACGATTTTTAAAACCAGCTTTAAGAGGCGAAAAGATAGCGGCAATCGGAATAACTGAGCCAAACCACGGTTCTGATGTTCAATCCATCGAAACAAGGGCGGTGAAAGATGGAGATCATTGGGTCATCAACGGTACGAAAACGTTTATTACAAATGGGCCGCGTTGTGACTTTGTAACGTTAGTTGTCCGAACATCTAATGCTCCCGGCTATAAGGGGATTAGTCTGTTTCTTGTTGAATCGGACAGGGAAGGTTTTTCGGTTGGCAGAAAATTAGACAAAGTCGGTATGCGATCTTCGGATACGGCAGAATTAATTTTTGATAATGTTCGAGTACCTGAGGAGAATTTGCTTGGCGAAGAGGGAAAAGGATTCTATCAAATTATGTGGCAGTTGCAAGGTGAAAGACTAATAGGCGCTGCTGGTGCAATTGGAGCTGCCCAACATACTTACGAAGAGACACTTAACTATGCGAAGACTCGCAAACAATTTAACCAGCCGATTGCAAACTTTCAAGTTATTTCGCATTTGTTTGCCGAAATGGCAACAGAAATTGAAGTATGCCGTGAATTGGTATACGCTACAGCACATCGTTTTGCAACTGGAGAAGTGCCGAGCAAAGAGATTTCAATGGCCAAGTTGGCGGCAGCACAAATGGGCCATTGGGTAGCGGATCGTTGTTTACAAATACACGGGGGCAACGGATACATGATGGAATATCCTGTCCAACGTGCATGGCGGGATAGCCGACTTGCACGAATTGGCGGCGGAACAGACGAGATCATGAAAGAAATCATAGCGAAAGAGTTGGGAATATGA
- a CDS encoding acyl-CoA dehydrogenase family protein, whose translation MKTEAHRMGHWIFTEEHEMFRKTVRRFIEKEVSPHVEKWERDGEVPRSLYKRFGELGYLGIRYPKKYGGSEMDLISAAVFSEEMAKCGASGVGSSIGAHTGIAMTNILNFGNEEQKEKYLVPGIKGEKVAALGITEPNAGSDVSSIQTTARKEGDYYILNGSKTFITNGVNSDYVVVAAKTRDEPVHRNVSLFIVDKDLEGFTVGKNLKKLGWRSSDTGLLFFDDVKVPKENLIGEENKGFKYIMSNFQWERISMALGSIGLAEKAFEETINYAKTRKQFGQPISEFQVIRHKLVDMALDIEKAKNMTYRALYLYQKGENAVKETTMAKVYACEMVNRVTDEGLQIHGGAGYMMEYPIQRYWRDARIQSIGGGTTQIMNEILVKQLGIVN comes from the coding sequence ATGAAAACGGAGGCTCATCGTATGGGGCACTGGATTTTTACAGAAGAACATGAAATGTTTCGGAAAACAGTTAGGAGATTTATTGAAAAAGAAGTTTCTCCCCATGTTGAAAAATGGGAGCGGGATGGTGAGGTGCCAAGGAGCTTATATAAGCGTTTTGGTGAATTAGGTTATCTCGGTATACGCTACCCGAAGAAATACGGCGGCAGTGAGATGGATTTAATTTCTGCGGCAGTATTCAGTGAAGAAATGGCAAAATGCGGGGCAAGCGGTGTTGGCTCTTCGATTGGAGCCCATACTGGAATTGCAATGACAAATATTTTGAACTTTGGAAATGAAGAGCAGAAGGAAAAATACTTAGTTCCAGGGATAAAAGGCGAAAAAGTAGCAGCTCTTGGAATTACAGAACCAAATGCAGGATCAGATGTCTCTTCCATTCAAACGACAGCCAGAAAAGAAGGAGATTACTATATTTTAAATGGTTCCAAAACCTTTATTACAAACGGTGTCAATTCTGATTATGTTGTCGTTGCAGCCAAAACAAGAGATGAACCCGTGCACAGGAATGTAAGCCTTTTCATCGTGGATAAGGATCTTGAGGGCTTTACAGTTGGAAAAAATTTAAAAAAATTGGGCTGGCGTTCATCTGATACGGGATTATTATTTTTTGACGACGTGAAAGTTCCAAAGGAAAACTTAATTGGGGAAGAAAATAAAGGTTTTAAATATATTATGAGCAACTTCCAATGGGAACGGATTTCAATGGCACTAGGGTCGATTGGTTTGGCGGAAAAAGCATTCGAAGAAACGATAAATTATGCGAAAACACGAAAACAATTTGGTCAACCAATCTCTGAATTTCAAGTCATTCGCCATAAATTAGTAGATATGGCCCTTGATATAGAAAAAGCGAAAAACATGACATACCGTGCACTCTACCTCTACCAAAAAGGAGAAAACGCTGTAAAAGAAACAACGATGGCGAAAGTCTATGCATGCGAAATGGTCAACCGGGTAACAGATGAAGGCTTGCAAATTCATGGTGGAGCAGGCTACATGATGGAATATCCAATTCAGCGATACTGGAGAGATGCGAGAATTCAATCAATTGGCGGAGGAACGACACAAATTATGAACGAGATTCTTGTGAAACAGCTTGGCATTGTCAACTAG